Proteins from one Bacteroides mediterraneensis genomic window:
- a CDS encoding M28 family peptidase — protein MSIKNLLIVSALITGGTFISCGSSSKNSQQTEETEATIVQAPAFNADSAYAYVAAQVAFGPRVPNTEAHRKCGDYLAAQLKKFGATVYNQQADLIAYDGTILKSRNIIGAYQPENKKRVMLCAHWDCRPYADQDEEANHRKAIDGANDGASGVGVLLEIARQIQQQAPQVGIDLVFFDAEDYGTPEFYKETYKPDTWCLGSQYWGRIPHVPDYKARFGILLDMVGGKNATFYYEDYSKRTANNAMKKIWKMADHLGYGNYFIKEEGGQITDDHLYVHQYRQIPCVDIIHYDTQSNTGFNPTWHTLDDTIENIDKATLQAVGQTVMGVIYNEK, from the coding sequence AACGGAAGCCACAATTGTGCAGGCCCCGGCTTTCAATGCCGACAGTGCATACGCGTATGTAGCCGCACAGGTAGCCTTCGGACCTCGCGTACCCAATACGGAGGCGCATCGTAAATGCGGAGATTACCTGGCCGCCCAATTGAAGAAATTCGGGGCCACCGTTTATAATCAGCAAGCAGACCTGATTGCTTACGATGGCACAATCCTGAAATCACGCAATATCATCGGAGCCTATCAGCCGGAAAACAAGAAACGGGTGATGCTCTGTGCGCACTGGGACTGCCGTCCGTACGCCGACCAGGATGAAGAAGCCAACCACCGGAAGGCAATTGACGGAGCAAACGACGGTGCCAGCGGAGTGGGCGTCTTGCTTGAAATTGCTCGACAGATTCAACAGCAGGCTCCGCAAGTAGGCATCGACCTCGTATTCTTCGATGCGGAAGATTACGGCACGCCAGAATTCTACAAAGAAACATACAAACCGGACACTTGGTGTCTGGGCTCCCAATACTGGGGACGTATCCCTCACGTGCCTGATTACAAGGCGCGCTTCGGCATCCTGTTGGACATGGTAGGCGGAAAGAATGCCACATTCTACTATGAAGACTATTCCAAGCGGACGGCCAATAATGCCATGAAGAAAATCTGGAAGATGGCCGATCATTTAGGCTATGGCAACTACTTCATCAAGGAAGAGGGAGGCCAAATCACCGACGACCATCTCTATGTGCACCAGTACCGCCAGATTCCCTGTGTAGACATCATCCACTATGACACACAAAGTAACACAGGCTTCAACCCTACCTGGCACACACTGGATGATACAATTGAAAATATTGACAAAGCCACGCTTCAGGCCGTAGGACAAACGGTGATGGGCGTGATTTATAATGAAAAATAA
- a CDS encoding SufE family protein, translating into MKTINELQDEVIEEFSDFEDWMDKYQLLIDLGNDQQPLDPKYKSEQNLIDGCQSRVWLQADLVDGKVIFQAESDALIVKGIISLLIQVVSGHTPDEILNADLYFIDKIGLKEHLSPTRSNGLLAMVKQMRMYALAFKAKMEEKA; encoded by the coding sequence ATGAAAACAATAAATGAACTCCAAGACGAAGTAATCGAAGAATTCAGCGACTTTGAGGATTGGATGGACAAATACCAGCTGCTTATTGACTTGGGCAACGACCAGCAGCCGCTCGACCCCAAATACAAATCAGAACAGAACCTGATTGACGGTTGCCAGAGCCGAGTATGGTTGCAGGCCGACCTGGTGGACGGAAAGGTAATATTCCAGGCAGAAAGTGATGCCCTGATAGTAAAAGGTATCATCTCCCTGCTGATTCAAGTCGTATCAGGTCATACTCCAGATGAAATCCTGAATGCCGACCTCTATTTCATCGACAAAATAGGTCTGAAAGAGCATCTGTCTCCGACCCGTAGCAACGGTCTGCTGGCCATGGTGAAACAGATGCGTATGTATGCCTTGGCATTTAAAGCCAAAATGGAGGAAAAAGCATAA
- the tnpB gene encoding IS66 family insertion sequence element accessory protein TnpB (TnpB, as the term is used for proteins encoded by IS66 family insertion elements, is considered an accessory protein, since TnpC, encoded by a neighboring gene, is a DDE family transposase.), whose product MFNLNDTMRYFLCPGRTDMRKGISSLCEVVHEKMNSEVKNGDVFIFIGSSRRLMKLLHAEDGGMVMYVKRLEAGRFKLPEYDPQSNSYPMEWRDLVMMVEGIQENPGQRLRRLRAERKEYHV is encoded by the coding sequence ATGTTTAACCTGAACGACACGATGCGCTACTTCCTGTGTCCTGGCAGGACAGATATGCGCAAGGGTATCAGTTCGCTGTGCGAAGTGGTGCATGAGAAGATGAACAGCGAAGTGAAGAACGGTGATGTCTTCATCTTCATCGGTTCCAGCCGCAGGCTCATGAAGTTGCTTCATGCGGAAGACGGAGGTATGGTGATGTATGTAAAACGCCTGGAGGCGGGCCGCTTCAAACTGCCGGAGTACGATCCCCAATCAAACAGCTATCCCATGGAATGGCGCGACCTGGTGATGATGGTTGAGGGCATTCAGGAAAATCCCGGGCAGAGGCTCCGGCGCCTGAGGGCAGAGCGTAAGGAATATCATGTATAA